The DNA sequence GCTTTAAGACACTCTCACGAAGCTCGGAGAagcattttggaagaaattggaCGTCAGGAAACTCGAGAATAGTGAATTGCAGAGGTGACCGGAATATTGCGATTTTTCCAACGATATTCCATCTTTTTTGGGGCTTCAAACAGGTAAGGGAATGTTCTACAAGTTATGAGCTTTAATTTGGTACtgatttcatgaaatttggatgaaaaacgacTGAGATTTAaaggtttaaagtttttcccagtttccaGCGACGGCGACGGAGTCTGACGACTAGCcgaagaagaaaggggaatattccgttaagattAATGGAATATTCATAACGGTAGTTAACGTCAtcaggttagttttaacggaatatgcttgcttttggacgaaatattccctaacgccgttagggattCCGTCTGTGTGCCATGCacatgcctgcgcgtggccggtgCGTGGGGATGCATGAGAcctcagaaaattattttaaaaatatgaggatgttcgtgaggttgagtagatcacgttggtatattcaaacaccccatttgagcattgtatgagaagttattacctagttttggttatgtgcattAAATTGActtttatatagttgtttcacatataggtgagacctatcctgaagACGAGCGCAATCACTCAAGGCTcaggggttacgacccttccacatatcagtgagtgggcttttggttttctgtatatacctatatacttgagaattttcccagaaaatgaaattgaatgtttatatgttttaaatgccaggCATAGtctttgcctatttaattatgcattagtaaTTGCACATATGtatgttggtgctgcggacgcacaggtaagtgccaagtAAGTTATAGTTTATGGTTGTAACTAGTGTTTATGTAAAAATTGAGGATTATGTgaaatgtttagagagctcattaacatgcaccctggtgttagtgctctgcCAGAGTTGAGGGCCTAGGCTTCACGTAattgttcacctctcgcaccacacacgctcaacttggatccaaggcaggtgctagcctgtcgtacataccactttaggtggttccgacttgtaggtggcTTGCGATACTTGCACAGCCCTCATGCGATTGTAGAACTATAGcctatttatttacacccagcttgtcgtacaaaccactttaggtggttccaactcgtgtgcaggcatATTGTTGATGAGATAGATATATATAGTTgctgagatgtggatttgagctctGTAATCAACcttacaggtcacgttaggttactccggctgacatatcatttgcattgatttatatcacctggatTACATATTTCATATTGAcatatttggcatggcatattcatgATTAAAGCTTGTTGAGCATGGTTTTGAGATGCAAATatgttctattttctgggaaattgtacaggttttacgacgaggggttactagctttgataattgaaatggttttgaaaagctttgtttttgcccactcacactttctgttttgcgcccctccaggttttaggtagaaGTACTTTGGCGGCTCACGAGGACTTGATGGTGGTTCTAATAGACCATCACAAacgtaggatcacctttgggtgttgtgtaattagtattcgtccTACTGGATTGCACTTAGGCTTTTTGTGCTCTGATAttgtttatcacacttagtctTACACTAGCATATTACTTTAACTAGTTTatctagtagtttggtttttatttatttgcttttctattattatttttacttccgcactgtgcacatggctatgtCACTCTCACATGATGGGcaacacgccttgatttcggtcggggtgtgtcaggtcctaagttcgaaatgctatgtgcatgtttatttttttcaatttttacaaatttttgtttggttgttaatttatttactagctagtagctaagtgggttgctatttttaaatatatgttccaattcaagtctaatctttagcaaaaaataatgcgtagactaaatttttagaccaaatttgcaaataatattacgtgtcatcaaaaggtttaatttagtgttcattcattacttatacatatccttaAAGGCTCAAAAACATTAGCatttttttagtcttatattgatgaggttagtaaataagaaaaaacaactcacaatttatacaaaaacactttacaagttcagatggaaaacaaaactcatattcTATCTACTTGAAAGCTGAAGTTTTTTAGTTTCCTTCTcttgatacaaaataaattaattattccgtatttctaaattattgagtttgaagtgtttttctaaatataattttatcgatgttttacgtgtgaaaacaaatattCTTTTATATGAAATGAGAGCACATTTTTTGACGTCACTTCGAGCCTAAAAAATCTCTGGACTGGGCCTGCATGTTGTAGTGGTAGGTGGCGTCCCTCTCTGGCTAAACCGACAACTGGAAAACCGGGACGTCTTCCTCCGGGTACATCAACATGAGCGGGACCCATGCGTCGTGGTCGAGCCCCCACTTACTGTCCACATCTGTGGGGCCGAAGCCGGACGACGTAAACAGCTGCTTGACGAGGTTGGCGAGGTAGGGGGAGCTGGGGGTAGGGTACTTGATCATGTACATGGATTTGGGGAAGCCATAGAAGTCATAGATGGTGTCATGCCAGCCGGAAATGGAGTTGACGATGGGGATGCTGGTTTCCCAGTGTCCAGAGATGATGAGAATGGAGGTGTGTTTGTGAGGATAGACCGTTTCCGTCCAAGGCTGGAGGAATTTTTTGGTCGGAAGCGACTCGTCAATGCTCAGCGTAGGCGATCCGTACGATAGGTAGAATGTGTCATTCACCATCATAAgaatctttttcctttttcgttGAGAATTGAATTACcacaaaaatgaaaacccaACAGCAAGAAATTTCTTCGATTTGggaatttggaatttgggaATTTGATTTGGGAtaaggggatttggatcctcgccAGATCCCCTCCCTAGGGATCAATGCATGTGGACTGTTGATCAAAAATCGTGCggccacaatttttttcttttttatatttttcacgcAAAACGAGGCTACTTtactttaaaaatataaaaagcatttaattgtggtagcatgattttttatcaacggtccacgtgcgttgatccctaggatccctagGGAGGGGATTCGGTGAGGATCCAAATCTGGGATAAGGAATAGGTATAGAAACCCTTTTCCTTATTGAATATTATTATAGTGATAGGTCGTAATCCAGGTTTGGTGAATGGGACTGGGATCACCTTTAGATCCTTTGCTGAGCAACCTGAGCAAAACATCACAACCTTTCATTTTCATCTTGTCTTGTTTTACGTGAAAATTTCaccttttaaatttatttttggccACAAGATAAAAAATAGAAGGATATGATGTTTTGCTAAGTTTGCATTCGTATCTGCTTCGGTCATTTTTCAATAtagataggtttttttttattagcaccccacaatatgttgaatacacccctcattaaaatttaatattaaatgacttacATACCTAATATGTAATGTCAATTTCGACCTTataatgtttaaaaaaaaaaaaaaaaaatccaaattactTTTCACATGCATATCCCGagtttatttatcttcttcaactctcAAAACCACGCTCATCAACGTTTCAGAAGCTTTGCATGAGGTAAGACTTcgtattttcattgttttagtgatttcaaCGACATCGGCATGCATATAGCTGCGTTATGAATGATatccattaaaaataaatatgattgATGATGAGAATCACACACTTAATAAACCTTAGCCACATTAGATCACAAAGATCCCTTGATTTTAAAAGCGTCGTAACAACCTAATCTCTTCctccaattcaatgattaaaTAACTAAATCCATTCCCATGATTCgatcaaaggaaaagaagaggaatcatcatcatcaaccctaatatttatttaagggaattgttactagcactttaaaaatctcattttgcactccaaactttttataattagaaagaaaaatacacttatgaggagtgtagaatgagatttttgaagtgctaataagaATTTCCTTATTTAATCCCCATTACCTAGTGCTACTGCTCCTACTCCTACTGTATATAAAGCTCTACACTTCTATAGCtaccatatttttttttggattttatcTTCCTCATCTTCCTCATCCACAGTTGCGAAAATCATCTTCCTCATCTACTGGTACAGAATACCCACAaccttccacctctttccatgGAAAGGATAGAGAAGGAAAAATTAGGTTCCCATCCTTATTTTtcctactccattgattaaaaccttattcattttcaattttttatcaagatcctaagattttaataaacgtcattaattattaggaaaactaatgaaaagagcttgaaaactttgagttttaacgataaacaataaagggtaaagtgaatagtaccaggattgactttttagtgtaaaaatgtggtttttcgttaaaatgaatagtaccggaagcttttcgttaaaattcccttaattatttcaataataaaatattttttatttctaaatatattcatataGTGTTAGAaacattaaattttttatatttatattcatggctaaattttttatcatatatttttatttttagtttgtacccatttttaatttgcaacctttttttcttaaatttgtaccaattttcttttcagtttcaatttgtacccatatattaattcctttttgtgcccatattttttaaacttttatttgcatttgtacccatatttttcaatttatttgtacccatttttaattttactaaatgtacccatgctaattatgtGACAGCTCATCCCGAATTATtcgtaccgtaggtgtgaaatgacgattttgccttTGGCGggtatttgtcattttggggtgattgttttgtggttttgttggttgaatctggaccacacactcaCCCACATCCACATCATCTCCTTCCCCCGTGTATCTCTCTCTGTcttgaactctctctctctctccttctcacttGTACAGACGGGGCTCAAAACCCTAGCAAATGTTGCAGATCGAAGTGAAAAATGGTGCCCTTGTGTTCGTGAGGATCATACGATttcaaccataccaatttcacGTAAGGAATCCTTCGATTTCACATCGAACCAGGAATCTCCAaattggtcactgttcatgcacacgtgaaatattgtttttcagggaatttgaagcttataggaagcttagtgaggtccttaggaagctcggggtggtgCGTTGAGTGGAATTGGACGTCAGGAAAGCTAGTtttgaagttggccggtttttcttaatttttttggcGAGATCCTGTGATTTTTGAGGTTTCAAACAGgtataacgttgttctactcATCCCCAGCTTTCCACTGGTGTAAATTTCATAGAAATTGGTGAAGAAACGAGTGAGAGCGaagggtttgaagtttttccaagTTTTCGACGATCGGAGACTCGCCGAAGAAGATGACGAAATATTTCGTCAGTTTGGACAAAATATTGTGACGTAGTCAGTCAGATTTAACGAAATCCGTtagggtttaacggaatattcctgacggcgttaactgtcGCCGTCAGTGTgactggcacgtggccgcgcgtgggggacGCGTAGGTCCGTGCACTCGCCGTTGCGTGGCGGCATGTGGGGTctcggaaaattattttaaaaatatggggatgttcgtgaggttgagtagatcacgttggtatatccaaacatcctttggttatgtgctttaaattgacgatcttatagttgtttcgcatatggGTAAGACccatcctgaggacgagcgcagtcactcgaggcaagggggttacgacccttccacatatcagtgagagggcttttggttttccgtatatatctatatacttgtggtttttcctagaaaatgaaatggaatgtttatatgttttaaatgccatgcatagcgtttgactatttatttatgcattagtagttgcatatatgtatgtttagtgctgcggacgcacaggtaagtaccAAGTAAGTTTATGGTGtatgattgtgaattagtggttatgtgagatgcatagagagctcataacctacacccccgctgttagtgctcccgcccagagtaaggcatagtccttcacgtgatgttcacttctcgcaccacacgctcatcttggatccaagttaggtgcacaatcttgtcgtacataccactataagtggttccgactcgtaggtgacctgcgattatttgcccagtcttcacatgatcgtagcacttgagcgtatttatttacacccagtcttgttgtacagaccactttaggtggttccaacttgtgtgcaggtatagttagtgagttggggatttaaggtctagattcagccgtacaggtcacattaggtgacttcggctgacatgttacttgcattgattgacattacctgggttacttacattttatgtggaggcattcgacatggcatatttctgaacatgtttttgatatatgtgtatattctattttctaggaaactatacaggttttacgacgaggggttagaacttttgataatgaaatgattttgaaaagctttgttttttgcccgctcacattttctgttttgtgcccctccaggttctagttagaagcaGCTTTGTTGGTTCACGAGGACTTGACGGTGGTTCTGGcagaacatcacaaatgtaggatcacctttgggtgttgtgtaattagtattcatTCTTCTGGACTGCATTTAGGCTTTATGTgctctgattatgtttatcCCATTTAGTCTCACACTAGTGTGTTACTTTAACtagtttatttagtagtttggtttttatttattcgtacttttattattatcttttgcttccgcattgtgcacatggctacgtcaccctcacgtgacagccagcacgccttgattccgattggggtgtgtcagtttggtatcagagcataggtttAGCAGTCTTGCTTATTTTGTGAGTGTTCTaattgttttggtgtcttctgttagaactatgccgcctcgtagaGAACAACGTCGCTCAgttgagcctagtttccccgatatagCTCAGTTTGGGGAAGCTATTGCTACTGCTATTCAGTCTACGCTCCGCCCTCCttagaggactcctctggagaccatGTATAATCTGAagctggataagtttaagggtCATGAAGGATATGAGGGTGTTAAGCGGTGGCTGGAGCATATTGAAAAGACTTTTCGAGTATTGCAAAGTCAGGGAAATCTTCCTTTTGAaaggtgggttgagacgacCTCATGGTTCTTAGGTAAAGAATCGGCATCCTGGTGGGAACAGGAGGTCTGTCATTTGACCCCAGAAGAAAGGGCTGACTGGGAAGTGTTTAAGCAGTTGTTTAGGAAAAGGTTTGTGCCCCCTCAGTACATTGATCGTAAGAAGCAAGAATTTACTGAGTTGAAGCAGGGGAAGTTAACGGTGAATGAGTACTATCGAAgattcactgatttgtctcgttatcATCCGGAGGTTGTTGCCAATCCGGTTGAGATGCTTTGTCGTTTCAGATTGGGTACTAAGAaaaagtggcgttctatggcgaccactacTCCTTGCGACTCTTATCAAgagttctatgagattttgttgaggattgaggattctgaAGATATGCCTAGCgagagtgaggaagaaggaAAAGATGACAATCAAAGGAAAGATGATAAAGGCAAAggtcaagcatctcaaggacctCGCAAGACTCAGAGTTTTAAGTAGAATGGAGCTAGTTCCAGTTCTTCCAGCGTAGGTTTTAGTGCCACTAGTTAGGGAAGAGGTGGTAGATTTTCTGGGGGTCCTAGAGGCCAGAGATAGGGCGATACTGGTAGAGGAAGAGCTCCGTTgtgccgcaggtgtaacaatCGGCATTTTGAAGAGTGCAAGAGAGGCAGTAGTGGATGTTCTACTTGTGGGCAAATGGGACATAGAGCTGCAAATTGTCCTTAGAATCAGCAGAGGCCCCAGCAGTCTTTCTTTCCACCACCTACGCCGATCCAGCAGGTTCCAGGGCCTGGTAGTTATGGTCAGATGGGTCGTCATGGTGCCTACTATTATCAGGGTGATGTCGTTCCTTATGCTCCAAGGCAATATTTGTATCCCCAGGATCCTTATTCTCAGAGTGGGTATCCTCAGTACTCCGGAGGTTATATGCCATATCCTCCCATTCCAGCGAGTGGATCTCAGTGGTACCAGAGAGGACAGCCTCAGCAGGGAGTGATTGCTACTAGTAGTGCGGGATCTTCAAGGCAGTCTAGTCAGCCTAGTCAGGGGCGTAATGTGCAGGGTCGAGGTGGTCAGACTAGAagaggtcgtggtggacgaCAGCAGACCTAGGGGCGCATCCATAATATTTCTCTGCAAGATGCTCAGAATAATccagacttgatcatgggtacgttaaatatccttggttattttgctagagtattgattgattgtggtgcgacacattctgttatttctcatacatttgctcaagtgacgtaACCTCACCCTACatctctagggtatgatttacagtttgctatgcctagaggggagaaaAGCTATGTCAATTGTGTgtatccaggatgtccagtgatggtggaggatgttgTACGCTAGATgaccttatcccgttagatattgttgattttgatgtgattttgggcacagattggttgcattttAATCTTGCCAACAtagattgttacgggaaaactGTTACATTCCATCTTCCTAGATTACCTGTGGtcacttttgtgggtgagcagagtggggtgagacatggcgttatttctgctATGCAAGCAAAAAGGTTGTTATCAAAAGGTTGCTAGGGATACTTAGCTCATGTAGTGTTGAACGATGTTGCTCCTAGTAGCATGGAGGACGTAACggtagtcaggcattttcctgatgtattccctgatgatttacctggattgccgccagaccgagatgtggagttcactattgatttgcttccaggtaGTAATCCTATATCCTTAACTCCTTATAGAATGGCTCTTACtaagttgagggaattgaaaatccagttgcaggaattagtggataaaggttttattcaacctagtactTCACCCTAGGGAGCTCCAATGTTGTTTCTGAGGAAgaaagatggaactttgagaCTATGCATTGATtaccggcaattgaatcg is a window from the Pyrus communis chromosome 16, drPyrComm1.1, whole genome shotgun sequence genome containing:
- the LOC137719924 gene encoding uncharacterized protein, with protein sequence MYNLKLDKFKGHEGYEGVKRWLEHIEKTFRVLQSQGNLPFERWVETTSWFLGKESASWWEQEVCHLTPEERADWEVFKQLFRKRFVPPQYIDRKKQEFTELKQGKLTVNEYYRRFTDLSRYHPEVVANPVEMLCRFRLGTKKKWRSMATTTPCDSYQEFYEILLRIEDSEDMPSESEEEGKDDNQRKDDKGKGQASQGPRKTQSFK